Proteins from one Burkholderia oklahomensis C6786 genomic window:
- a CDS encoding gamma-glutamyl-gamma-aminobutyrate hydrolase family protein, translating to MDERIDTAPRAVVGICADRKTVGLHVAHVAGEKYLTAVVDGALALAIVLPALGARQRAGELLALVDGLLLTGSYSNVEPARYDGPASAPGTLHDAARDATTLPLVRAAIDAGVPVLAICRGMQELNVAYGGTLYQEVHAMSGHADHREDLSASVDVQYGPAHPIRLEPGGLLRRLAHGAETVQVNSLHAQGIERLGDGLTVEARAPDGLVEAIGVRDARAFALGVQWHPEWRFDGNPLSREIFAAFGAACRARMRRTAERATRA from the coding sequence ATGGATGAACGCATCGACACCGCGCCGCGGGCTGTCGTCGGCATCTGTGCGGATCGCAAGACGGTCGGCCTGCATGTCGCGCACGTCGCAGGCGAGAAATACCTGACCGCGGTCGTCGACGGCGCGCTCGCGCTCGCGATCGTGCTGCCCGCGCTCGGCGCGCGGCAGCGCGCGGGCGAACTGCTCGCGCTCGTCGACGGCCTGCTGTTGACGGGCAGCTATTCGAACGTCGAGCCCGCGCGCTACGACGGCCCGGCAAGCGCGCCCGGCACGCTGCACGACGCGGCGCGCGACGCGACCACGCTGCCGCTCGTGCGCGCGGCGATCGACGCCGGCGTGCCCGTGCTCGCGATCTGCCGCGGGATGCAGGAGCTGAACGTCGCGTACGGCGGCACGCTGTATCAGGAAGTGCATGCGATGAGCGGCCATGCCGATCATCGCGAGGACCTGTCCGCGTCGGTCGACGTGCAGTACGGCCCCGCGCATCCGATCCGGCTCGAGCCGGGCGGCCTGCTGCGGCGCCTCGCGCACGGCGCGGAAACCGTCCAAGTCAACTCGCTGCACGCGCAAGGCATCGAACGGCTCGGCGACGGGCTGACCGTCGAGGCGCGCGCGCCGGACGGGCTCGTCGAAGCGATCGGCGTGCGCGATGCGCGTGCGTTCGCGCTCGGCGTGCAATGGCATCCGGAATGGCGGTTCGACGGCAATCCGCTGTCGCGAGAAATTTTTGCGGCGTTCGGCGCGGCGTGCCGCGCCCGAATGCGCAGGACGGCCGAGCGCGCGACACGCGCGTGA